A stretch of DNA from Anaerolineae bacterium:
AGCCTGGTTCAAGGTTCGCCATCCGTGAGGGAGGTAAAACCGTAGGAGCAGGCGTAATCACCAAGATAATTGAGTAGGCACCAGGGGGCGTAATATGGCCAAGAAGGCAGCAAGGATTATAATTACCATGGCGTGTACTGAGTGCAAAGAGCGCAACTACACCACAGAAAAGAACAAGGTGAATGACCCGGGGCGTCTTGAGTTGAAGAAATATTGCCCCCGGTGCCGTAAACACACCCTTCACCGAGAGGTAAGGTAGGCCCGTAGCTCAACTGGCAGAGCAGCGGTCTCCAAAACCGCAGGCTGCAGGTTCGAGTCCTGCCGGGCCTGCCTGGAAGACCGGTTAAGACACCGTCCACATGAAGTGGAACGGTGTCTTAAAAATGTAAAGGGGGGTATAAGTGCCGAAGGGGTCAGAATCCAGCCGAAAGTTTTCGCTCATACGTTACCTGAAAGAAACAAGGGCAGAGCTTAGGAAAGTCACGTGGCCAACCCGGGAAGAAGCCCTCAGGCTGACGGTGTTGGTGATAGTGACCATTTTGGTGATGGCTATCCTTTTGGGGTTACTGGATTACATTTACGCTAAACTAATGGACCTTATAATCTAAACATGCCGAAGGGAAAGAAAAAATCCGTCCTTGAAACGATAACCAAACTGGTGAGAGAGGCTGACCTGGCAGAAGCGGAAGAGGCCTCTCTGACTCCAGAGCATGAGGCAATTGCTCCCGCTCAGGAACAGGCGGAAAGCCAGGCAGCCTGGTACGTGGTTCACTGCTATTCGGGCTATGAAGAGAAAGTGAAGAAAAACCTTGAACAGCGCATTGAATCCATGGGGATGAAGGACTACATCTTTGACGTTTTGGTCCCCACCGAAGAGGTTATAGAGATCAGGGAGGGGCAGCGCCAAACGGTTAAAAGACGCATATTCCCGGGGTATGTTTTGGTCAAAATGATCATGAATGAGCGCTCCTGGTATGTGGTGCGCAACACCCCAGGCGTTACTGGATTCGTAGGAATAGGCAGCAAACCCACCCCTCTGACCGAAGAGGAGGTGGAAAAAATAATGCAGCGAGTTTACGCCCCGGCACCTCAGGTTGAGGTAGGGTTCAGGCCTGGAGAGAGGGTCAGGATTATAGAAGGGCCTTTTGCCGAATTTATTGGCATTGTGGATGAAATTTTCCCCGACAAGGGTAAAGTTCGGATTCTGCTTTCCTTCTTCGGTC
This window harbors:
- the rpmG gene encoding 50S ribosomal protein L33, giving the protein MAKKAARIIITMACTECKERNYTTEKNKVNDPGRLELKKYCPRCRKHTLHREVR
- the secE gene encoding preprotein translocase subunit SecE, which encodes MPKGSESSRKFSLIRYLKETRAELRKVTWPTREEALRLTVLVIVTILVMAILLGLLDYIYAKLMDLII
- the nusG gene encoding transcription termination/antitermination protein NusG gives rise to the protein MAPAQEQAESQAAWYVVHCYSGYEEKVKKNLEQRIESMGMKDYIFDVLVPTEEVIEIREGQRQTVKRRIFPGYVLVKMIMNERSWYVVRNTPGVTGFVGIGSKPTPLTEEEVEKIMQRVYAPAPQVEVGFRPGERVRIIEGPFAEFIGIVDEIFPDKGKVRILLSFFGRETPVELDVLQVEKA